Genomic window (Vicia villosa cultivar HV-30 ecotype Madison, WI unplaced genomic scaffold, Vvil1.0 ctg.001151F_1_1_2_unsc, whole genome shotgun sequence):
CGTTATTGGGATCCTTGGGAGCATCGTACAATGGTGTGTCGCTTATAAATCTTGCGATTTCGTTGTTTGCGTTGGTTGCGATTGAGAGTAGTAGTCAGAGTCTTGGACGTACCTATGCTTTCCTTCTCTTTTGCTCTATATTGCTGGATATTTCTTGGTTCATTCTCTTCACTCGCGAAATTTGGTGAGTTGTTTGTTTttcgtttcttttattttttatgctgatGTTCTTGAACTTGTTGTAATATAGACTATAATTAAGAGCAATTGTTCAAGAATTTGATTGCCATGTATATGCATTTCATATTGTGCTATGGGTTAGAGATGACAGTGGCATTTCTGTTGATTGTATGAATGGATTATTGGAAACACGCTTGAAAACAGAATTGAACTTCCCAGTTCCAGTTATCTTGTTTGGTGTGTATATTAGAGTCGAAATTTCAAATATAAGCACAACTCCATGGCGTTGAAAATAGCTGCTTTGTTACTATTTTCTATTTTAGCCTATACTATGCCCTTAGAAAAGCAATTTCaagttcaaaagtaaaaaaaaataaaaaattgttgtgTAATATCAGTGTTGCTGAGTATCTCAACAAGTTTTGCTGTTAGCATATGCCAATGATGTGGTATGGTTGCACGATAATTTGATAACCATTATTCCTAGTATCCTTTGATCATCAATGGCAAGATGTTCTTTGGTTATTCGTGATTGGTGGATTTTCTTTATCTTCATAATGCACTCTAGCCACATCACTGCCAATGTTTTTTGCACCCCAGGACTTTTTATCAATATGAAGTAACTGTAGTATAGAGTGAACAGAATATAGAATATGTGCTCTTATGAACCAATTTTATAGAGTGAACAGAGTATAGAATGTTCACATAAACAATTTTCTATATTTGTATGAATCAAAGAAATGGTCATGACTGTATTTTGATTCTTATCTGATGAAAATCATTATGTGTGTTTGCAGGAATATTTCTTCAGACGGTTATGCaaagttttttatattttctgTGAAACTTACCTTGGCTATGCAAATTGTTGGCTTTATAGTGAGGCTATCATCCTCATTGTTATGGATTCAAATTTATAGGCTGGGTGCATCCTACATGGACACAGCTTCTCGAGCAGCAGACTATGACTTACGAAGTAGTTTTTTGAGTCCTGCGACACCTGCAGTAGCGAGGCAATGCTCAAATTCCAATGAGATACTTGGCGGCTCTATATATGATCCGGCATACTACTCATCCCTGTTTGAAGATAATCAAGAAAACAAATCTACATGCGGGGTAGACTAATTTTATCATATAACTATATATGTTTATGTTTGCTTCAGTGATTAATTTCCGGTTGGTATTGTTAGGCGCTACACTTTGCAATTTTACCTGTAACCTATAAGGTACTGACATAGACGTGTATACTAGACATGACACTAACATGTTGACACTGgtaaaaatttgaagaaattaattaattgaacGTAATCACATTTATTGGTGTCGGACACTGACAGGCGTCACACACCAGACACGCCTTCCATCGGAACTGTCGTGCTATATAGACCGGACCACTCTACAGGGAGGCAAAATTTTCAGCTCTGGTATCTCAAATGTATCAGTACCCTAACTTGTTGGCAGTTATATTCAGTATTGGATTAAATCTTGTTGCAAAATCCAGTGGTCAATAAAGTGCCAACAGGGACACAGCAGACTTTTCAAAAGTATTAATATTGTTTTCtctaataataagaaaataactgTATAGGAGTTATTCTTGGTCCTGAGGTAAGTTGTGGAAAACTAACCTAGAAGCGAGTTTTGGTTAAGAAGTGTATGGTTATGGATCTTCTCTACTGGGTAAATGAATAAAGATAGATGAAACTGGTAATAGAGTCCTGTATAACCTGTAGTTACCACTCTACCTCTTTTGAAAACCCTGTAAGTTTTATTGGAAATACATTGATGACAAGGACAAGGAAGTAAAAAAAGCTTTATCGAGGACATTAAGTTTTACGGTGACCCTTAGGTTTCTAGTTCTCATCATTGGGATTTGAATTACACCTATTCCAAAAAAGGATAAAAGTTTTGCCTGATTTGTCAAACCAATCAATTTTTACTCATTCCCCAGCTTGTTAGTCACATGTTATGCAATCAAGTGATGAAGTTTCACACTTTTTTCTTGATGCCGCGAGGAGCGCTCTGCTTATAGGTATCATGTTTCAAAGGGACTGAAAGGAGCACCCAACTCCTTCCAACAGTTTTAGGTTTCCCACATAAAGGGTTTGATATCTCTCGTAATTTTTTTCTAGGAACCTTCATTatagttatttaatttaatattttattcattttcttACTGTTCTGATAAACTTCATTCGGCTTTATCTATTTCATTTGTTTGGTTGTTTCTAGACGCCCTATCATGACAATGCCCAGAATGGGTCAACATCAGCCACTGGAATTTCTCAGAAGATATCCACCGAGAGATCTTTTCAGGCTGTGGATGTAGGTATTTTCTTACTACATACCCTTTTGTAGTCTACTCAATTTTTGCAGTACTGTCAATCTATTACTTTGCCTAGAACCTCTTTTACCCTGATCTCATATAAAAAATTTACTGAGAATTTTGATCTATTACACACTCTACTGAATGACACTGATGGATGTCAACTGTGACATGTTATTCATTTATgctgtttttataaaaaaaaaaaaacttaaactgTCGTTACTTTAGATGTTTGTCGTAATCATAGCGTGTTCGGGGTTATACTCTGATATACTTTAAGAAGAAAAGTTTACTAAGTGCAATTTTATCATGCCTAGCAGGGACCGGCTATGTGTAAATTGTGAAACAACTTATACTTTCAGTTATGCTTTTATTCCAACGACTTTTCTTGTGTTCTAGTTTATTTTGGAGTTTCCACATATTGGATTCTAGGTCATATTTTTAAGGGCTTAAGTGATTTCCTTCAATTGAAAGTTGATTTAAGGCAAAATTAGTCAATTGTCTTCTTTATATGGTCTTTTTGATGGGGAGTTATGTTTACGTTTATGTTCTAGTTTTCCTAGTAATCTTATGTGCATTAATAACAACTCACTGCCAACTTGCCAAGGCTTTCAGATGTCTTTTCCTAGAGTACTCTCTTAGTAATCCTATGATTGTCTTTActtcatttttttgttttattaattttcaaCAATCAGTATGACTGCTGACTGGTGCAAGCCTGGTCCCGAGGACATTGCAATTTACCATCACCTTGGTTTCCTGTTACTTCTACCTTGACCCTGATATTGCTCTTCAGAATAGTTAATAGCCTATCCTTGACTTCATTATTTTAGACATGATTCCTATCGAGACTGGTGTCAGACTATGATTAGATTTGGTTAGGTGTCTGCCCCTTAAGTTCTTGTTCACTCAATCAAGAATGACGAAGCATgaaattggaagaaaaaaaagttaACTAAATGAGGATAATATAAATGGAATGACCTCTGAAATTATTCGATGTGCAAGATTGCACTATGCCATTCTTTGTAGTGTTGTTTGCTGGTACCGTATATCTATTGTGTATAAATACAGTTTCAATAGAATAAGATCATCCCTTCGTATTTCTCACATTTGTTTCTTACTTAAAAGTTGATGGCATGTCCAGTCATCTACCGACATTTTTACCCACCCAAATCAGAGCTGTCTAGTTGGTAACTTGTGTGTTTTTATCCTTGCAGGAAGAGAATGTATAAATCACAAGATGGAACTTGCTTAAAATAGAGACCGAAATGCATTACTTTCACTTCTGTATTGATATGCAGCAGCTTGGGAGTGGGTATTGTATCATAGGCATCTGTTGACAAACTTCTCATTGTAAATGTTTTGGCACAAAAGATAGGCATGCCACTGGTGCATTCTACGACGAAAATGACATCCAAGGTCTTTCCTTCAATCCAATATGTGGAAACTCCAAAATATTTGATGACCACTGCCTATCTAATATGTCCAAAGTTGAGCTTAAGAAACCAATATATACGTTTTTGACAGATCTGCATACGAGCAAGCAGTTTGGAATGCTGCATGTAGGTGGAAAATATGCCTAGAATTTGTTCCGGGGTTTTTCTTGCCTTTTTTTTCTGCAGTAATTTTAGGAGTCTAGTTAGTGAATCCATAGTCAAGAGGGGggctttttttcattttttcattttttagaaCTATACCATGAGGatatatatggatattaaaggtGCTATGAAATCAGTTAGTGTTCATATTGAATTGAATAGCAAGCGTAGTAATTTTGAATATGTTACATTTACTAGTCAAtacaaacattgattttgaggataaaataaaaataagggtaAAATCTGCACTGACAAATTCAAAGTCCTTTAACTTAATATTTCATGTCGGATTAAGTTTCAACAGAGATTTGATATTTGACAGTA
Coding sequences:
- the LOC131633629 gene encoding uncharacterized protein LOC131633629 isoform X1, whose protein sequence is MMLCGSFCFNFRDRVQPWIRDYDSLQSFAVILIYIQIGCALLGSLGASYNGVSLINLAISLFALVAIESSSQSLGRTYAFLLFCSILLDISWFILFTREIWNISSDGYAKFFIFSVKLTLAMQIVGFIVRLSSSLLWIQIYRLGASYMDTASRAADYDLRSSFLSPATPAVARQCSNSNEILGGSIYDPAYYSSLFEDNQENKSTCGTPYHDNAQNGSTSATGISQKISTERSFQAVDVGRECINHKMELA
- the LOC131633629 gene encoding uncharacterized protein LOC131633629 isoform X2, whose amino-acid sequence is MMLCGSFCFNFRDRVQPWIRDYDSLQSFAVILIYIQIGCALLGSLGASYNGVSLINLAISLFALVAIESSSQSLGRTYAFLLFCSILLDISWFILFTREIWNISSDGYAKFFIFSVKLTLAMQIVGFIVRLSSSLLWIQIYRLGASYMDTASRAADYDLRSSFLSPATPAVARQCSNSNEILGGSIYDPAYYSSLFEDNQENKSTCGTPYHDNAQNGSTSATGISQKISTERSFQAVDEENV